From the Cryptomeria japonica chromosome 2, Sugi_1.0, whole genome shotgun sequence genome, one window contains:
- the LOC131053169 gene encoding LEAF RUST 10 DISEASE-RESISTANCE LOCUS RECEPTOR-LIKE PROTEIN KINASE-like 2.2, which produces MKALRGLPLSLDLSCSLPSSTIGGRPSRFLCLLFTVMISWLTSHCDGACEKPFTGGFYSLGYPFGWKNSGCGDPTLQLDCDPYYGMPLINITGHQYYIRQPQVYSMDNSSQTITIVDQNLWGNSCDVSSSSSTIGFWSSPQFHMLNCYNNITLGEQCEEEKLPNNASKLKCSNDWYYIPILNLSLVAEYCRSYVQLPVNIDPKLARSTSLEEILQQGFEIEWNLSKGCENCVLRNDTCHYNTTAMIPLCQMDDAILNQITGIGGSALLLVMLLLVIAYQKKMSPLNSPAVFRRKRDNPPSISNVETFLHNYVDQMPTRYSYSSIKDITNNFAHRLGEGGFGVVYKGRLPSCHLVAIKKLDQSRQSETQFMNEVATIGTIPHIHLVRLLGYSFEGHTSALVYEYMVNGSLDRFVLEAKKKVKF; this is translated from the exons ATGAAAGCTCTCCGTGGTCTGCCTCTGTCACTCGATCTTTCTTGTTCTCTACCTTCCTCTACCATTGGTGGACGGCCCTCGCGCTTCCTCTGCCTCCTGTTCACAGTTATGATATCATGGCTCACCTCTCACTGTGATGGAGCATGCGAGAAGCCTTTCACTGGTGGGTTTTATAGTTTGGGTTATCCCTTTGGATGGAAGAATAGCGGCTGCGGTGATCCCACACTTCAGCTAGACTGTGATCCCTACTACGGTATGCCTCTAATTAATATCACTGGACACCAATACTACATACGACAGCCTCAGGTCTATTCCATGGACAATTCGAGCCAAACCATCACAATAGTGGACCAAAATCTATGGGGAAATTCATGCGATGTATCCTCGAGTAGTAGCACAATTGGGTTCTGGTCTAGCCCTCAATTTCATATGTTAAATTGCTACAATAATATAACCCTAGGGGAACAGTGCGAAGAGGAGAAGTTGCCCAATAATGCATCCAAATTAAAGTGTAGTAATGATTGGTATTACATACCCATTTTAAACTTGAGTTTGGTTGCGGAGTATTGTAGATCGTATGTTCAGCTACCAGTGAATATCGACCCGAAACTAGCTCGATCCACGAGTCTGGAAGAAATTCTGCAGCAAGGGTTCGAAATAGAATGGAATCTCAGTAAAGGTTGCGAGAATTGCGTGTTAAGAAACGATACCTGCCATTATAATACTACAGCCATGATTCCATTGTGCCAGATGGATGATGCAATCCTTAATCAGA TCACAGGTATCGGGGGCAGCGCACTGTTGTTAGTTATGCTATTGCTGGTAATTGCTTATCAAAAGAAGATGTCGCCCTTGAACAGTCCAGCGGTTTTTAGAAGGAAGCGTGATAACCCACCGTCCATTTCCAACGTAGAGACGTTTCTACACAATTATGTTGATCAGATGCCAACCAGATATTCGTATTCAAGCATCAAGGATATTACCAACAATTTTGCACATAGATTGGGTGAAGGAGGGTTTGGTGTCGTTTATAAAGGAAGGCTTCCAAGCTGTCATCTTGTGGCAATTAAAAAGCTTGATCAGTCAAGGCAAAGTGAGACTCAGTTCATGAACGAAGTTGCAACCATCGGAACGATCCCTCACATTCATTTGGTTCGTCTGTTGGGGTATTCCTTTGAAGGGCATACAAGTGCACTCGTCTACGAGTACATGGTTAATGGATCTCTTGACAGATTTGTtctggaagcaaagaagaaggtcaAATTCTAA